A genomic window from Nitrososphaerales archaeon includes:
- a CDS encoding NADH-quinone oxidoreductase subunit H: MFEEALMFTFQCVIFPGLLFTFIASFSTEWYARKLYARIQNRVGPKYTGPFGLLQPFADFIKLFVVKEDIRAKGSIGLLPPIALTLGIGSLIALLLMTPVAPFLQIMAEGDIILAVYLLLWVTLSVVLTGMATPNPFNIIGTSRFLSLVVAYEPTFLLSILTPIILASRLFNTDFSLFKSIMVSPNVWSHSPTAFILMSVALGLSIFSLQCKLMFKPFDIPDAETEIIVGPFTDYTGPTLALIIFLHNAELFVLSTLIVYLFLGGGYPFTGLSALLLIVIKYLLVVFLMVVIKSVVARLKIDQAIGLFWKYLIPLAMVITIFAILLPL, encoded by the coding sequence ATGTTCGAAGAAGCTTTAATGTTTACATTCCAATGTGTGATCTTCCCGGGGCTCTTATTCACATTCATCGCATCCTTCTCTACAGAATGGTACGCTAGGAAGCTCTACGCTCGAATTCAAAACCGAGTAGGTCCGAAGTATACGGGACCATTCGGCCTTCTACAACCTTTCGCAGACTTCATAAAGCTCTTTGTGGTGAAGGAGGATATTCGGGCCAAAGGCTCCATCGGCCTTCTACCTCCCATAGCACTTACCCTTGGAATAGGCTCTCTCATAGCACTCTTACTTATGACACCAGTGGCACCATTCTTACAGATTATGGCTGAAGGTGATATCATACTTGCAGTCTACCTGCTGCTCTGGGTTACTCTCTCGGTAGTCTTGACCGGTATGGCTACCCCGAATCCATTCAACATAATCGGTACCTCTAGATTTCTCTCTCTGGTGGTTGCCTATGAGCCTACCTTTCTCCTCTCCATCCTTACTCCAATAATCTTAGCGAGTAGGCTCTTCAATACCGACTTTTCACTCTTTAAGAGCATCATGGTAAGTCCCAACGTCTGGTCTCACTCTCCTACAGCCTTTATACTGATGTCTGTAGCCCTCGGACTTTCGATATTCTCATTACAGTGTAAACTTATGTTTAAACCGTTTGATATACCCGATGCCGAAACGGAGATCATCGTAGGACCATTCACAGATTACACTGGCCCTACACTCGCTCTGATTATATTCCTTCACAACGCAGAGCTCTTCGTCCTCTCAACACTGATAGTCTACCTCTTTCTGGGAGGAGGTTACCCATTCACCGGATTGTCGGCCCTGCTACTCATCGTAATAAAATATCTTCTTGTAGTCTTTCTTATGGTTGTGATTAAGAGTGTCGTGGCTAGGTTGAAGATCGATCAGGCTATAGGCCTCTTCTGGAAGTACCTAATCCCTCTCGCGATGGTGATTACAATATTTGCCATACTCCTACCGCTATAG
- a CDS encoding Na+/H+ antiporter subunit E, with the protein MKLARIILIAIPLYISYMLFSGSASLFDLFLGLIIALLISSIFSNLFVEKTEKLIDVRRWAWFIAYFIHYLTIDEFKAHLDVIKRILHPKMPINPGIVRTPYRVETEYGLVLTANSITNTPGTVVVDYDENRKLYYVHWIDVKSPEEVVTESEISEPFARFARRIFD; encoded by the coding sequence TTGAAACTCGCTAGGATCATTCTAATCGCAATTCCTCTATACATCTCTTACATGTTATTCTCCGGCTCGGCCAGTCTCTTCGACCTTTTTTTAGGCCTCATAATCGCATTGTTGATCTCATCCATATTCTCAAACCTCTTTGTGGAGAAGACCGAGAAACTTATCGATGTTAGAAGATGGGCTTGGTTCATTGCTTACTTTATTCACTACCTTACGATCGATGAATTCAAAGCCCATCTGGACGTTATAAAGAGAATCTTACATCCTAAAATGCCCATCAATCCAGGAATAGTAAGGACGCCCTATCGAGTCGAAACAGAATACGGTTTGGTACTTACCGCCAACTCGATAACCAACACCCCTGGAACGGTCGTCGTCGATTACGATGAAAATCGTAAATTATATTATGTGCATTGGATAGATGTAAAGTCGCCTGAGGAGGTTGTAACGGAGAGTGAGATATCAGAACCATTCGCTAGATTCGCTAGAAGGATATTCGATTGA